Proteins from one Methanofastidiosum sp. genomic window:
- a CDS encoding helix-turn-helix domain-containing protein, protein MKKIIAKNKRDLIRKLRSDLSTTDEKIYINMRPSVDIMVEVLEHAPNVKYILCPKSLYSLTSIRVKKALERVGVLLIPFGDGAGRPNKYDDETVGKLKKMYELGVPVKEISKSLKIPLRTVYHIANEEDYLPGSQ, encoded by the coding sequence TTGAAGAAAATAATTGCAAAGAATAAACGGGATCTTATAAGAAAATTAAGATCTGATCTTTCTACTACTGATGAAAAAATCTATATCAATATGAGGCCATCAGTAGACATTATGGTTGAAGTCTTAGAACATGCCCCCAATGTAAAGTATATATTGTGTCCCAAAAGTCTTTACTCTCTTACTTCAATACGTGTCAAAAAAGCCCTTGAAAGGGTAGGGGTGCTTCTTATTCCTTTTGGTGATGGGGCTGGAAGGCCAAATAAATATGACGATGAAACTGTGGGTAAATTAAAAAAGATGTATGAGCTTGGAGTTCCAGTAAAAGAGATCTCAAAAAGCCTAAAGATACCTCTTAGGACGGTGTATCATATCGCAAATGAGGAAGATTATCTGCCAGGCTCACAGTAA
- a CDS encoding DUF530 family protein — translation MSLISRISSYLDTLKYSVNPEKLKDSEYFLGTYLKLKRDYEELISIRRKIEFLGYQNPYFVIKGLKDAQDPYFRKRAMEKKICFDNIQHSIAAHRVAIGQLIDAMGFEKDGTIYTGHEAIKFTEDGGEGKFIFSPDGVYRLEILKYLSFSGEYMKTLFSLTKEERENYRKIMDILGDKSKSKPSTKKRIPQEYGMMGPKEYSPFKKDYSQFKREFYEETIDLGRPPIYDKHIRKVLSIAYAPFGVDAIAGDIALFYLKKTYMERKIYGGPFPTIDPDPNESLLGRFYKTVLLKEEMMNKLKEMNLKEKNSLVAAISYYLVSEDYDKTLLFFSIENNEFESALIRAENYGIISKESKHLLERVVKSGEKKDITKKFLQELKGVQD, via the coding sequence ATGAGTCTAATATCAAGGATTTCTAGTTATCTTGATACTTTAAAGTATAGTGTGAACCCTGAAAAACTAAAGGACAGTGAATACTTTCTTGGAACATATCTAAAACTCAAAAGAGATTATGAAGAACTAATATCAATCCGGCGAAAAATAGAATTTTTGGGATATCAAAATCCCTATTTTGTTATTAAAGGACTCAAAGATGCACAAGACCCATATTTTAGAAAAAGGGCGATGGAGAAGAAGATCTGTTTTGATAATATACAACATTCTATAGCAGCACATAGAGTTGCAATAGGCCAGCTAATAGATGCTATGGGATTTGAAAAGGATGGCACCATATATACTGGACACGAGGCTATTAAGTTTACAGAAGATGGGGGGGAAGGTAAATTTATTTTTAGTCCCGATGGGGTCTATAGATTAGAGATACTGAAATATCTTTCTTTTTCCGGAGAGTACATGAAAACTCTTTTTTCCTTAACTAAGGAAGAGAGGGAAAATTATCGTAAAATTATGGATATTCTTGGGGATAAATCAAAGAGCAAACCATCTACAAAAAAGAGAATCCCTCAGGAATATGGAATGATGGGCCCAAAGGAATACTCACCATTCAAAAAAGACTATTCTCAATTCAAACGAGAGTTCTATGAAGAAACAATCGATCTAGGAAGGCCACCAATATATGACAAACATATAAGAAAAGTTCTTTCTATAGCTTATGCCCCATTTGGTGTTGATGCAATTGCTGGGGACATAGCTCTATTTTATCTGAAAAAAACATATATGGAAAGAAAAATATATGGAGGGCCATTTCCTACAATAGATCCTGACCCTAACGAATCACTACTGGGTAGATTCTATAAGACAGTTTTATTGAAAGAAGAAATGATGAATAAACTTAAGGAAATGAATTTAAAAGAGAAGAATAGTTTAGTTGCCGCGATTTCATATTATTTGGTTTCAGAAGATTATGACAAGACTTTGTTATTTTTCTCAATAGAAAATAATGAATTCGAATCTGCTTTGATAAGGGCAGAAAATTATGGGATTATCTCTAAAGAGAGTAAACATTTACTTGAAAGAGTAGTTAAAAGTGGAGAGAAAAAAGATATAACAAAGAAATTTTTACAAGAACTTAAGGGGGTCCAAGATTGA
- a CDS encoding NAD(P)/FAD-dependent oxidoreductase has translation MRYVIIGNGAAAIGAIEGIRNNDNENEIILISKENCVSYSKPQLYKMLKKDSLENIYYRKDDFYNKYNVSTILGKSLNSVDFNKKILVVDKETIKYDKLLIATGAKSNVLDIKGFDGELFSFTNIEEALKLKEALANKDRISILGGGLIGVKLSEYLHNMGKEVFLIVGSKGVLSSLGDEKISEILNNEIIKSGVNLLLSRKIISAKKEGPKIEIKLDKGSITCDAVVSCKGVKPEVSLFQKTELTINRGIKVDDHMRTNIEDVFAAGDVTEMYNYLEDSYCNIPILPNAYGGGYCAGINMSGGDSKIDTVYPMNSLQIFDVELITMGLLSPNENDEVLFSLDSEKKVYRKLVIRDGKLVGAALLGDIDRAGILNNIIRNKVDVSSIKEELLNAKINFYTLPREMREIIVKSYTEGIK, from the coding sequence ATGAGATACGTTATAATAGGTAATGGAGCTGCAGCAATTGGAGCAATTGAAGGAATAAGAAATAATGACAATGAAAATGAGATTATCTTAATCTCTAAAGAAAATTGTGTATCTTATTCAAAACCTCAACTTTACAAGATGTTAAAGAAAGATAGTTTAGAAAACATATATTATAGAAAAGATGACTTTTATAATAAATACAATGTTTCAACTATTTTAGGAAAATCGTTAAACTCAGTTGACTTCAATAAAAAAATATTGGTAGTTGACAAAGAAACAATAAAGTATGATAAATTACTTATAGCAACAGGCGCCAAATCAAATGTACTTGATATAAAGGGATTTGATGGAGAACTATTCTCATTCACAAATATAGAAGAAGCTCTTAAACTCAAAGAGGCTCTTGCCAATAAAGATAGAATTTCAATTCTTGGTGGTGGATTAATTGGTGTTAAGTTATCTGAATATCTACATAATATGGGGAAAGAAGTATTTCTTATAGTTGGTTCTAAAGGAGTTTTGAGCTCTCTCGGGGATGAAAAGATTTCTGAAATACTTAACAATGAGATTATAAAAAGTGGAGTCAATTTGCTACTTTCAAGAAAAATAATAAGTGCAAAGAAAGAAGGGCCAAAAATAGAAATCAAACTAGACAAGGGAAGCATAACTTGCGATGCAGTAGTCTCCTGTAAAGGCGTAAAACCTGAGGTATCTCTATTTCAAAAAACAGAACTTACTATCAATCGGGGCATAAAAGTTGATGACCACATGAGGACTAACATTGAGGATGTTTTTGCAGCAGGAGATGTGACTGAAATGTATAATTATCTTGAAGATAGCTATTGCAATATTCCAATTCTCCCCAATGCATATGGGGGTGGATACTGTGCAGGGATTAATATGTCAGGTGGCGACAGTAAGATTGATACAGTTTACCCTATGAACTCACTACAAATTTTTGATGTTGAATTAATAACAATGGGATTATTATCTCCAAATGAAAATGACGAAGTTCTTTTTTCACTAGACTCTGAAAAGAAAGTTTATAGAAAACTAGTTATTAGGGATGGGAAATTAGTTGGAGCAGCACTTCTGGGAGATATAGACCGTGCAGGTATTTTAAATAATATCATTAGAAATAAAGTAGATGTTTCATCTATAAAAGAAGAATTATTAAACGCCAAAATTAACTTTTATACTCTTCCAAGGGAGATGAGGGAAATAATAGTTAAATCTTATACTGAGGGGATCAAATGA
- a CDS encoding 4Fe-4S dicluster domain-containing protein: MKRRIVCDEDFCIGCRLCEVHCNVKHSKSKDIILAYKFENEKEPSRMAFEQKEHVCGSIVCMNCKDPLCIKACSMGAIRTEDGTVIIDAERCVGCWMCVMVCPFGAIKKGDKKAFKCDHCHDEEVPICVLNCPNKALAYEVD, encoded by the coding sequence ATGAAAAGAAGGATAGTATGTGATGAGGATTTCTGCATTGGATGCAGATTATGTGAAGTTCACTGTAATGTTAAACATTCTAAATCCAAAGACATCATTTTGGCATATAAATTTGAGAATGAAAAAGAACCCTCAAGAATGGCATTTGAACAAAAAGAACACGTCTGTGGATCAATTGTATGTATGAATTGCAAAGATCCCTTATGCATTAAAGCTTGTTCTATGGGTGCGATAAGAACAGAAGATGGAACTGTTATAATTGACGCTGAGAGATGCGTTGGCTGCTGGATGTGTGTTATGGTCTGTCCATTTGGAGCCATAAAGAAAGGTGATAAAAAAGCTTTCAAGTGTGACCACTGTCATGATGAGGAAGTTCCTATTTGTGTTCTCAACTGCCCTAACAAAGCATTGGCGTATGAGGTGGACTAA
- a CDS encoding 4Fe-4S binding protein, with protein sequence MVTMSNVIPEFIVDKNEDRCIKCKVCVRQCSEEVFKYFEDFDLIRIYNDKCVGCHRCEMMCPTDALTITKNNALYKENSHWSSYTINSIKKQAETGGMILTGSGNDKPYVSYWDKMLLDASQVTNPPIDPLREPMELRTYLGKKPGRVSIKEENGEISLETELSPQLKLETPIMFSAMSYGSISLNTCESLASAATKLGTFYNTGEGGLHKKLYKYGKNTIGQVASGRFGVDTDYLSTCAAIEIKIGQGAKPGIGGHLPGEKVTVEISETRMIPSGTDAISPAPHHDIYSIEDLKQLISLIKEATNYEKPIFVKIAAVHNSAAIASGIVRAGADVIVVDGFRGGTGAAPSVIRDNTGMPIEVALAVIDQRLRDESIRNEVSIVAAGGIRSSADAVKAMALGADAVYIATAALIAMGCTLCQKCYKGKCNWGLTTQDPVLTRRLNPAIGSEKLTNLVNSWNLEIKEILGSMGINAIEALRGNRLRLRGVGLTELESKILGIEHAGL encoded by the coding sequence ATGGTAACTATGTCTAATGTAATTCCCGAATTTATTGTTGATAAAAATGAAGACAGATGCATCAAATGTAAAGTCTGTGTAAGACAATGCTCTGAAGAAGTATTTAAGTACTTTGAGGATTTTGACTTAATTCGCATTTACAATGACAAATGTGTTGGCTGTCATAGATGTGAAATGATGTGTCCAACAGACGCACTAACTATCACAAAAAACAATGCGCTTTACAAAGAAAACTCACACTGGAGCTCCTATACTATCAATAGTATAAAAAAACAGGCTGAAACTGGAGGAATGATTCTTACAGGTAGCGGAAATGACAAACCTTACGTTTCTTACTGGGATAAAATGCTACTAGACGCTTCGCAGGTAACTAACCCACCAATAGACCCTTTAAGGGAACCAATGGAATTAAGGACATATTTGGGTAAGAAACCTGGCAGGGTATCAATAAAAGAGGAAAACGGAGAAATATCACTCGAAACTGAATTATCGCCTCAACTTAAGCTTGAGACCCCAATAATGTTTTCTGCAATGTCTTATGGTTCTATAAGCCTTAATACATGCGAATCTCTTGCATCTGCAGCTACAAAACTCGGCACATTTTATAATACTGGAGAAGGAGGACTACATAAAAAACTATACAAATACGGAAAAAATACAATTGGGCAAGTGGCTTCAGGTAGATTTGGTGTTGATACAGATTATCTAAGTACCTGTGCCGCAATTGAAATCAAAATTGGCCAAGGAGCAAAGCCCGGTATAGGTGGCCACCTTCCGGGAGAAAAGGTTACAGTAGAAATATCTGAGACAAGAATGATTCCCTCTGGAACTGATGCCATATCTCCAGCACCACACCACGACATATATTCGATTGAAGATCTAAAGCAATTAATATCTTTGATTAAGGAAGCAACTAATTATGAAAAACCTATTTTTGTAAAAATTGCGGCCGTACATAATTCTGCTGCAATAGCATCTGGAATTGTCAGGGCAGGTGCCGATGTAATTGTAGTTGATGGATTTAGGGGCGGTACCGGTGCAGCACCTTCAGTTATTCGTGACAATACAGGCATGCCAATTGAAGTTGCACTTGCCGTCATAGATCAAAGATTAAGGGATGAAAGCATCAGAAATGAAGTTTCAATAGTTGCTGCAGGTGGAATAAGATCAAGTGCGGACGCTGTAAAAGCTATGGCCTTGGGCGCCGATGCGGTCTACATAGCCACAGCAGCACTAATTGCGATGGGGTGCACACTATGTCAGAAATGTTACAAAGGAAAATGTAATTGGGGACTAACAACACAAGACCCTGTTTTAACAAGAAGATTAAATCCTGCAATTGGCTCTGAAAAATTGACAAATCTTGTTAACAGTTGGAATCTAGAAATAAAGGAAATTCTTGGAAGTATGGGTATAAATGCAATAGAAGCCCTTAGGGGTAACAGGCTTAGATTAAGGGGAGTCGGACTCACAGAATTAGAATCTAAAATATTGGGCATTGAACATGCGGGGTTGTGA
- a CDS encoding glutamine amidotransferase family protein: MNKFPKEKDISGCSIFGLINTDGEKVSGSVITEAISVMHDRANGLGGGFSGYGIYPDYPDDYAFHLFFDSVKAKEETEDLINKHFLIEYDEKIRTDNSVNLPNKPLLWRYFVKNRNILSKESEREETFKVVMDINNNIDGAYVISSGKNMGVFKGVGYPEDISKFYRLEEYSGYIWTAHGRFPTNTPGWWGGAHPFGLLDWTIVHNGEISSYDTNRRYLEMYGYRCNLVTDTEVITYLFDFLVRKNSLPLNLASKILASPMWVDIDRMEEKKREVLKALRMTYAGALLTGPFSVILGFENGIMGLGDRLKLRPLLVGKNENTVYMSSEESAIRKICPDLDSVYRPKGGEPAIALLDGNYV; the protein is encoded by the coding sequence ATGAACAAATTTCCTAAAGAGAAGGATATTTCAGGCTGCTCTATATTTGGATTAATTAATACTGATGGAGAAAAGGTCAGTGGCAGCGTCATAACAGAGGCAATTTCTGTTATGCATGACAGAGCAAATGGACTGGGTGGCGGATTTTCCGGTTATGGCATATACCCTGATTATCCAGATGATTATGCATTTCATTTATTTTTTGACTCTGTCAAGGCTAAGGAAGAAACTGAAGATTTAATTAATAAGCATTTTTTAATTGAATACGACGAAAAGATAAGGACTGATAATTCTGTAAATCTCCCCAACAAACCACTTTTATGGAGATACTTTGTTAAAAACAGAAATATTTTATCAAAGGAATCTGAAAGAGAAGAAACCTTCAAAGTAGTAATGGACATTAATAACAATATAGATGGCGCTTATGTAATTTCAAGTGGAAAAAACATGGGCGTTTTCAAAGGTGTTGGATACCCTGAAGATATAAGTAAATTTTATCGCCTCGAAGAATATAGCGGATACATATGGACTGCCCATGGAAGATTCCCCACAAATACTCCTGGATGGTGGGGCGGGGCACACCCATTTGGGTTACTTGACTGGACCATAGTACATAATGGTGAAATCTCTTCTTACGATACCAATAGGAGATATCTCGAGATGTATGGTTACAGGTGTAATCTTGTAACAGATACTGAAGTAATTACATATCTCTTTGATTTTTTAGTCAGAAAGAATAGTCTCCCCCTTAACTTAGCATCCAAGATTCTTGCAAGTCCAATGTGGGTAGATATAGATAGAATGGAAGAAAAAAAGAGAGAGGTTCTAAAAGCATTGAGGATGACCTATGCAGGTGCACTACTAACAGGACCCTTTTCAGTTATTTTAGGATTTGAAAATGGTATAATGGGTCTGGGGGACAGATTAAAACTTAGGCCGCTTCTAGTAGGAAAAAATGAAAATACAGTATACATGTCAAGTGAAGAATCTGCAATAAGGAAGATATGTCCTGATCTTGATTCTGTCTATAGGCCAAAAGGTGGAGAGCCTGCAATAGCTTTGTTGGATGGTAACTATGTCTAA
- a CDS encoding formate--tetrahydrofolate ligase, producing the protein MESDIDIAKKADIWPIEKISGKTGIGTEYLEFYGKYKAKIDLSILKTTEKNTNGHLILVTAMNPTPYGEGKTLTTIGLGQALSILGKKTIITLREPSMGPVFGVKGGATGGGYSQILPMEDINLHFTGDIHAVQAAHNLLAAMLDTHILMGNERDIDINNIVWPRAIDMNDRALRNIVIGLGGSGNGVPRESKFIITAASEIMSIVCLSKDIIDLKEKLSNITVAFDRKGNPIKAGDLKVEGALATILKDALKPNLVQTIEHTPAIIHGGPFANISIGTNSIVATNIALKLADFAIIEAGFGADLGAEKFLNVVSRKGDFCPSAVVLVVTCKAIKYHGGLKDIITYHDEEAFIKGLKNVEKHIDNLKLFGVPVVVSINKFDFDRDQEIEMIKSLCSKKEVPVALSKMFSEGGKGGLELANIVLELSKQKNNFKPLYELTDDIEKKVDIIAKKIYGAKRVIFETKPKKKIELYKKLGYGNLPVCIAKTQMSLSDDKNLIGVPPPFDLEVTDVELASGAGYIVVVCGNINLMPGLSRSPAAVKMDIDDKGNIKGLL; encoded by the coding sequence ATGGAAAGTGATATTGACATTGCTAAAAAAGCCGATATTTGGCCAATAGAAAAAATATCCGGAAAAACTGGAATTGGGACTGAATACCTCGAGTTTTACGGAAAATATAAAGCGAAAATAGATTTATCTATTTTAAAAACTACAGAAAAAAATACCAATGGTCATTTAATATTAGTTACGGCAATGAATCCTACCCCATATGGAGAAGGAAAGACACTTACCACAATAGGATTGGGCCAAGCTTTGTCAATTCTTGGAAAAAAGACGATCATTACATTAAGAGAACCATCAATGGGGCCTGTTTTTGGTGTTAAAGGTGGCGCAACAGGAGGAGGATACTCTCAAATTTTACCTATGGAAGACATTAACTTACATTTCACAGGAGATATTCATGCAGTCCAAGCTGCCCACAATCTATTGGCAGCTATGCTTGACACACATATCTTGATGGGAAATGAACGTGATATAGATATTAACAATATTGTATGGCCGCGGGCTATCGACATGAATGATAGGGCCTTGAGGAATATTGTTATAGGGCTAGGTGGCTCAGGAAATGGTGTTCCACGTGAATCCAAATTTATAATTACTGCAGCTTCAGAGATAATGTCAATTGTTTGTCTCTCAAAAGATATAATCGACCTTAAAGAAAAACTTTCCAACATCACTGTTGCATTTGACCGAAAAGGCAATCCCATAAAAGCCGGAGATTTAAAAGTTGAAGGTGCATTAGCTACAATATTAAAGGACGCACTAAAACCAAATCTTGTTCAAACAATTGAACATACACCAGCCATTATTCATGGCGGGCCTTTTGCAAATATATCTATAGGAACAAATTCTATAGTTGCCACCAATATTGCCTTGAAATTGGCAGATTTTGCCATAATTGAAGCTGGATTTGGTGCAGATTTAGGCGCAGAAAAGTTTTTGAATGTTGTCTCAAGAAAAGGTGATTTTTGTCCCTCTGCTGTGGTACTTGTTGTTACGTGCAAGGCAATAAAATACCATGGAGGATTAAAAGATATTATTACTTATCATGATGAAGAAGCCTTCATAAAAGGTTTAAAAAATGTTGAAAAGCATATTGATAATCTGAAACTTTTTGGAGTTCCGGTAGTTGTATCTATTAACAAATTTGATTTTGATAGGGATCAAGAAATAGAAATGATAAAATCTCTTTGCTCAAAGAAAGAAGTTCCTGTAGCCCTCTCTAAAATGTTCTCAGAGGGGGGAAAGGGTGGCTTAGAACTTGCAAATATAGTGCTAGAATTGTCGAAACAAAAGAATAATTTCAAGCCACTATACGAACTAACTGACGATATTGAAAAAAAGGTAGATATAATTGCTAAAAAGATCTATGGAGCAAAACGCGTAATATTTGAAACTAAACCGAAGAAAAAAATCGAATTATACAAAAAGTTGGGATATGGAAATCTTCCAGTCTGCATAGCTAAAACTCAAATGTCTTTATCTGATGACAAGAACCTTATTGGAGTTCCGCCACCATTTGATCTTGAGGTAACAGATGTTGAACTTGCAAGTGGTGCAGGATACATTGTCGTAGTTTGTGGAAATATTAATCTAATGCCTGGATTATCAAGGTCTCCTGCAGCTGTAAAAATGGACATTGATGATAAGGGAAATATAAAAGGTCTGCTCTAG
- a CDS encoding 5-formyltetrahydrofolate cyclo-ligase codes for MLSKSELRARVKEKMKNLDYSKKNIMDEKIRNNVYKIPEYIDADIIFSYVSKEKEVDTLDLIDHSIIQGKIVCVPLTKKDSNSLEARRIDTLNDLKTGNFNILEPKEDTKIVDPNEIEILFIPGLAFGIGCERLGRGGGYFDRFLLQSTGLKVGLAYEFQIFESLPIQKHDIKMDIIITDERIISHV; via the coding sequence ATGCTTTCTAAGTCTGAACTAAGGGCCAGAGTTAAGGAAAAAATGAAAAACTTGGACTATTCTAAAAAAAATATTATGGATGAAAAAATAAGAAACAATGTCTACAAAATTCCCGAATACATTGATGCAGATATCATATTTTCATATGTGTCAAAAGAAAAAGAAGTTGATACTCTTGATTTGATTGATCATTCAATAATCCAAGGGAAGATTGTATGCGTTCCTTTGACAAAGAAAGATAGCAATTCTCTTGAAGCTAGAAGAATTGACACCTTAAATGATCTAAAAACGGGAAATTTCAATATCCTAGAGCCTAAAGAAGATACAAAAATTGTTGATCCTAACGAAATTGAAATTCTTTTTATCCCAGGACTAGCATTTGGAATTGGGTGTGAAAGACTCGGGAGAGGTGGAGGCTATTTTGACAGGTTTTTATTACAATCTACGGGACTTAAAGTTGGGCTCGCATATGAGTTTCAAATTTTTGAATCTTTACCTATTCAAAAACATGATATAAAAATGGATATTATAATTACTGATGAAAGAATCATTAGCCACGTTTAA
- a CDS encoding MFS transporter, with protein MAVETNRLFFGSMLGFYKSFFHGFTMVLFGIYFTKLGISLLPYALLFVIGDGVSFFLKPVIGVLSDRIGERYLLLIALILSSISAFMISFTNNILYIALLQVLVAVSLATFLTVVIIFSLRPITLKPEKKVSVFGGVSGLGWVFGLLLPGVFVDLLGLKGAFYTLFIIGVSISAMYLFFMNQFKFELREKSYPSVETLKKVLDPIVYKTFDIAVFSAFLIFFVRFAIGKLGMSGSIVSLIVAFESLVFGFSEILIGRYVKVETKRFWIKWGALIHITGIVSLLLSNNIVLFFLASGLIGLAGAFIDVWCYSFLCESIEVSKRGTIFSTFSLSQDLSTITGSSLPALASFLAINPFASMILFPAIILVYSIKRG; from the coding sequence TTGGCAGTTGAAACAAATAGATTGTTCTTTGGCTCGATGTTAGGATTCTATAAATCATTTTTTCATGGATTTACAATGGTCCTTTTTGGTATTTACTTTACTAAATTGGGCATATCACTTTTACCATATGCATTATTATTTGTTATAGGAGATGGTGTTTCTTTCTTCTTAAAGCCTGTTATTGGAGTTCTTTCTGATAGAATTGGAGAGAGATATTTGTTGTTAATTGCTTTGATATTGTCTTCTATATCCGCTTTCATGATTTCATTTACCAATAATATTCTTTATATAGCGCTGCTTCAAGTTCTTGTTGCAGTTTCGCTTGCAACTTTCTTGACAGTAGTTATAATTTTCTCCCTCAGACCTATAACTCTAAAACCTGAAAAGAAAGTTAGTGTTTTTGGTGGTGTTTCTGGATTGGGATGGGTATTTGGGCTTTTGCTTCCTGGAGTATTTGTTGATCTCCTTGGGCTGAAAGGAGCTTTTTATACTTTGTTTATAATAGGAGTTTCAATCTCAGCCATGTACCTATTTTTCATGAACCAATTCAAATTTGAATTGAGAGAAAAAAGTTACCCTTCAGTTGAAACATTGAAAAAAGTACTGGACCCTATAGTGTACAAGACATTTGATATTGCAGTTTTTTCAGCATTTCTAATATTTTTTGTAAGGTTTGCCATAGGAAAACTTGGGATGTCGGGATCTATAGTTTCTTTAATTGTAGCATTTGAGTCATTAGTTTTTGGTTTTTCTGAGATCTTAATTGGGCGATATGTAAAAGTTGAAACAAAAAGATTTTGGATAAAATGGGGAGCATTAATACATATAACTGGTATTGTATCTCTACTTCTATCTAATAATATTGTTTTGTTCTTTTTGGCTTCAGGGCTTATTGGTTTAGCCGGGGCATTCATTGACGTTTGGTGTTACTCATTTTTGTGCGAGTCTATTGAAGTTTCAAAAAGAGGTACAATATTTTCTACTTTTTCACTAAGTCAAGACCTTTCTACGATAACAGGATCAAGTCTTCCTGCGCTTGCCTCATTTTTAGCAATTAATCCATTTGCTTCAATGATACTTTTCCCGGCAATAATTCTTGTTTATTCTATTAAACGTGGCTAA
- a CDS encoding bifunctional folylpolyglutamate synthase/dihydrofolate synthase produces MQDDFLESLKLIGSKPGLERLNSKLGLERIRFLLKKSGTNWEDIPVVHIAGTNGKGSVVTFISEILSQSNYKVGSYISPHLIDIYERIKIGNKNISPKDFDRILYNLKSYCEEAEKIGDIGSPTFFEVLTAVSIIYFAEKKVDFIVSEVGLGGRLDATNILNGKAIAITNISLDHQEILGNSKEEILIEKAGIIKKGSIVSSCIDLELTPLLEKICIEKNASLKLLNRDFEVREKRISFDGSVFDYRSKENLFKDVEIRMIGRHQITNAACAISLAESLDSLGFEIKEQSIRKGLEKSSWPGRFQILKRNPMILVDVAHNEAGAKSLSDTYNSLFTDSKTLLLVGISQDKDIDGIFKEFSKISKRIALTTIPPRCANIEILEEKARNYFKEIKTFEDPLKAFDYCVSNLKNEDKLLITGSIYVAGYILKGRKLLGS; encoded by the coding sequence GTGCAAGATGATTTTTTAGAGTCGTTGAAGTTAATTGGTTCTAAACCGGGTCTCGAACGACTAAACTCTAAACTTGGACTTGAAAGAATAAGATTTCTTCTCAAAAAAAGTGGAACAAATTGGGAAGATATACCCGTAGTTCATATTGCTGGAACAAATGGAAAGGGTTCAGTTGTTACTTTTATTTCAGAAATATTGTCTCAATCTAACTATAAAGTTGGATCTTATATTTCCCCACATTTAATTGATATATACGAAAGAATAAAAATTGGAAATAAAAATATCTCTCCAAAGGATTTTGATAGGATTCTTTACAACTTAAAATCTTATTGCGAGGAAGCAGAAAAAATAGGAGATATTGGAAGCCCTACTTTTTTTGAAGTACTTACTGCAGTTTCTATTATTTATTTTGCTGAAAAGAAAGTTGATTTTATAGTCTCTGAAGTTGGACTTGGGGGCAGGCTCGATGCCACTAATATATTGAATGGCAAAGCAATTGCAATTACAAATATCTCTCTCGATCATCAAGAAATACTGGGCAACAGCAAGGAAGAAATATTGATTGAAAAAGCAGGAATAATAAAAAAAGGATCTATAGTTTCTTCTTGCATTGATTTAGAATTGACCCCTTTGCTTGAAAAGATATGCATCGAGAAAAATGCTTCACTAAAATTACTCAATAGAGATTTTGAAGTAAGGGAGAAGAGGATTAGCTTTGATGGGTCTGTCTTCGACTATCGTTCTAAAGAAAATCTGTTCAAGGATGTTGAAATTAGAATGATTGGAAGGCATCAAATAACAAATGCCGCATGTGCTATAAGTTTAGCAGAATCACTAGACTCCTTAGGATTTGAAATAAAAGAACAATCAATACGAAAAGGTCTTGAAAAATCTAGCTGGCCCGGAAGATTTCAAATATTAAAAAGAAATCCCATGATTTTAGTTGATGTTGCACACAATGAGGCCGGAGCTAAGTCCCTTTCTGATACATATAACAGCTTATTCACAGATTCAAAAACACTTTTACTAGTTGGAATATCTCAAGATAAAGACATAGATGGAATATTTAAAGAATTTTCGAAAATATCAAAAAGAATAGCCCTAACAACCATTCCTCCAAGATGTGCAAATATTGAAATTCTTGAAGAAAAAGCAAGAAACTATTTCAAAGAGATTAAAACTTTTGAAGACCCACTAAAAGCTTTTGACTATTGCGTGTCAAACCTTAAAAATGAAGATAAATTACTCATCACTGGGTCTATCTACGTAGCCGGATATATATTGAAAGGAAGGAAATTACTTGGCAGTTGA